The Eptesicus fuscus isolate TK198812 chromosome 17, DD_ASM_mEF_20220401, whole genome shotgun sequence genome has a window encoding:
- the LOC129152003 gene encoding LOW QUALITY PROTEIN: putative DMBT1-like protein (The sequence of the model RefSeq protein was modified relative to this genomic sequence to represent the inferred CDS: substituted 1 base at 1 genomic stop codon): MSGAWGSFSTPRDPASYPANVRCFWEIHVAEGFLMVLNIQRLQLEDTFGCPDFIEVIDGQQRASLSKGRFCAGEVLTFRSSSNVLTLVFRSDAANTSAGFHSLYRAFPPDEIEDSKSDWPAPRLAGDSGPCSGXVEVLRQGAWGTVCNDMWDLNEAEVVCRQLDCGRANAALGKAHFGLGTGAMLLDNIQCSEAERHQGQCTHWGWAEPNCGHHEDAGVTCSDAQDMPPPTLPCMSLPVTQVSSVVAGGSRSCGAVQTRLPGSFSSPGYPENYPPDTQCIWEIHVDKKSRIKLMIPSLNLEDIPGCPFDSVEVFDGPRIASLSLGRFCAPGSVLVFSSSNIMTVVFRSDSVGTNSGFQAQFDVIPWGEREPGRTALAGMLSG; encoded by the exons ATGTCAGGCGCCTGGGGCTCCTTCTCCACCCCCCGGGACCCCGCCAGCTACCCCGCGAATGTGCGGTGCTTCTGGGAGATCCACGTGGCTGAGGGATTCCTCATGGTCCTGAATATCCAGAGGCTGCA GTTGGAGGACACCTTCGGGTGCCCCGACTTCATCGAGGTGATCGACGGCCAGCAGAGGGCCTCGCTGTCCAAGGGCAGGTTCTGTGCCGGGGAAGTCCTCACCTTCCGCTCCTCCTCCAATGTCCTGACCCTCGTGTTCAGGAGTGACGCGGCCAACACCAGCGCGGGGTTCCACTCACTGTACCGCGCCTTTCCGCCGGATGAGATCGAGGACAGCAAGAGCG ATTGGCCAGCGCCTAGGCTGGCGGGAGACTCAGGCCCATGCTCTGGGTGAGTTGAGGTCCTCCGTCAGGGGGCCTGGGGCACCGTGTGCAACGACATGTGGGACCTAAACGAGGCTGAGGTTGTGTGCCGACAGTTGGACTGCGGCAGAGCCAACGCTGCCCTGGGGAAGGCCCACTTTGGTCTGGGCACCGGGGCCATGCTCCTGGACAACATTCAGTGCTCGGAGGCCGAGCGCCACCAGGGCCAATGCACGCACTGGGGCTGGGCAGAGCCCAACTGTGGCCACCATGAGGATGCAGGGGTCACCTGCTCTG ATGCACAAGACATGCCTCCTCCCACACTTCCATGTAT GTCATTGCCTGTCACGCAGGTTTCCTCTGTTGTTGCAGGAGGAAGTCGCTCCTGTGGAGCCGTGCAGACCAGGCTGCCCGGCTCGTTTTCCAGCCCAGGGTACCCAGAAAACTACCCACCTGACACCCAGTGCATCTGGGAGATCCACGTGGATAAAAAATCCCGCATCAAACTCATGATTCCGAGTCTCAA cctggaaGACATTCCGGGGTGCCCCTTCGACTCTGTGGAGGTCTTCGATGGGCCCAGGATCGCCTCGCTCTCCCTGGGCCGGTTCTGTGCCCCGGGATCGGTGCTGGTCTTCTCCTCCTCCAACATCATGACCGTGGTCTTCCGGAGTGACTCTGTGGGCACCAACTCCGGCTTCCAAGCTCAGTTCGACGTGATCCCGTGGGGCGAGCGAGAGCCTGGTAGGACAGCCCTGGCAGGTATGCTTAGTGGTTGA